From Desulfatibacillum aliphaticivorans DSM 15576, the proteins below share one genomic window:
- a CDS encoding aldo/keto reductase, with protein MKKRQLGANGPEVSAMGLGCMAMSEFYGPSDDETSKKVLLAALDMGVTMLDTADQYGFGHNEELIGKTLKEWSGKVFVASKFGIVRKPGEYARTICGKPEYIRQACEASLNRLDRECIDLYYAHRIDATTPIEDTVGAMADLVTEGKVRYIGLSEPAAETLKKAHAVHPIAAVQSEYSLWTREVEEEMLPVMRELGVALVPYSPLGRGALTGKLDAAGISKEGDLRPFLPRFSEENFQANMERTQVLLDLAASKGVTPAQAALAWILAQGEDIVPIPGTRRLKYLQENLGALDVVLTGDEMDELNQAFALGSILGDRYTAEGMAGLNK; from the coding sequence ATGAAAAAACGTCAATTGGGGGCAAACGGCCCCGAGGTTTCGGCAATGGGCCTGGGATGCATGGCCATGAGCGAGTTTTATGGGCCTTCGGATGACGAGACGTCCAAGAAGGTGCTATTGGCGGCTTTGGACATGGGGGTGACCATGCTGGACACGGCGGATCAGTACGGGTTCGGGCATAATGAGGAATTGATCGGCAAGACGCTCAAGGAGTGGAGCGGGAAGGTTTTTGTCGCCTCCAAGTTCGGCATTGTGCGCAAGCCCGGGGAATACGCCAGGACCATCTGCGGCAAGCCGGAGTATATCCGCCAGGCTTGCGAGGCCAGCTTAAATAGGTTGGATCGGGAATGCATCGACCTGTATTACGCCCACCGTATTGACGCAACCACGCCCATTGAGGATACCGTGGGCGCCATGGCCGACTTGGTGACGGAAGGCAAGGTGCGTTATATCGGTTTGTCCGAGCCTGCCGCCGAGACCTTGAAAAAGGCCCATGCGGTGCATCCCATCGCCGCGGTGCAGTCCGAGTATTCCCTGTGGACCCGTGAGGTGGAGGAGGAGATGCTGCCGGTCATGCGGGAGTTAGGCGTGGCCCTGGTTCCTTACAGCCCATTGGGACGGGGCGCGCTGACCGGCAAGCTGGACGCCGCCGGCATATCCAAAGAAGGGGATTTGCGGCCTTTTCTGCCCCGGTTTTCGGAGGAAAACTTTCAGGCAAACATGGAGCGAACCCAGGTGTTGCTGGACCTGGCCGCATCCAAGGGCGTCACTCCGGCCCAGGCCGCCCTGGCCTGGATACTGGCTCAAGGGGAGGATATCGTCCCCATCCCCGGAACCAGACGTTTGAAATATCTCCAGGAAAATCTGGGCGCCTTGGACGTTGTTCTGACCGGGGACGAAATGGACGAACTGAATCAGGCCTTCGCCCTCGGAAGCATCCTGGGGGACCGCTACACCGCCGAAGGCATGGCAGGCCTTAACAAGTGA